The nucleotide sequence tcttattctgatgaaggttatgaatttttcaaaggaaaaggtgcggatctgtgcattgcaaagtttaatcgcaaaagttgagtgacgaaatttaaaatttagacTTTTAATCACGTATATGTTAAAACagagagttcaaagaagttttctggaaaattttagatcaaaatgttttatagaaaaaaaaaaagtgcaacttttattatcgacattagaaatccccaatataacggttatttttcgagatactgaccatgggtggtgaatttCTAATTTTGGCCTTAGATTATATTTTTGATAgtgctgaaaacaaaaatgaaatttattattttaaattttagctgggggaatattgtcaaaatctcaaatttaccataaaaataaaaaaaaagtgaaatcacgttttttttgtgtttaactcgctacaattctggtcgattttaatatttttttctaaggtttctaaactatatgttgctcacttttttgaagacaacggtatctTATTTAAGACTtcagtcttattctagtaaaagttatgaattttttaaagtacaatgtgcagattcgtgaattgcaaagtttaatcgcaaatgTTGAttggcaaaatttaaaatttatcttattaatcacgtttatgttaaaacatagagtacaatgAAGTTTTCTAGAAAGTTTTATTTAgaaatgtttaatagaaaaaaaatggcacaacttttaatatagacgttatatgtacatccccaaaataacgcttatttttcgagatactgaccatggtaggtgaatggctaattttggtcttacaatgaaaaagatatttattttgaattttatgtttgggaacattgtcaaaatcgcaattttaacctaaaaatgaaaaaaaaagtgaagtcacgaatttttagtttaactcgctacaactctgttccattttaatattttttctaaaatttctacagcGTATATTTCTCTCTTTGTGAAGACTATTAAAAtaactgtagtctttcagtcttttccttataaaagttatgaatttaaaaaaataaaaggtgcagatccCTGAGTTGCAGAGTTAAATCCCATTAGGTGACAAACttaaaaatttatctatttgattacgtttatgttaaaccatagagttcaaagaagttttaggtctaaaattcaaaataaacttgattttcgttttcaacaccatcaaaaacataaagtaagaccaaaattagccattcaccaccaatgatcagtatcacGAAacattagcgttattttggggatttataacgtagatgttaaaagttgcaccatttgttttctataaaacattttgatccaaaactttccaaaaaacttttttgtacccatgctttatttttgagtttgataatctatatttcaaattttggcAGTCatattttgcgattaaactttgcaattcacgaatctgcaccttgtactttaaagattcataacttttactagaataagactaaaagcttaaagcagaaaccatttttttcaaaaaagtgagcgatatatagtgtacaaactttagaaaaaaaagattaaaatggaccagagttgtagcgagctaagctcaaaaaaacgtgatttaattttttttttaatcttaaggtaaaattgcaattttgacaatattcccccacctaaaatttaaaatttcattttcgttttcatcacggtcaaaaacataatctaagcccaaaattagccattcaccacccatggtcagtatctcgaaaaataagcgttatattggggatttcgaatgtcgacattaaaagatgcactatttttttttctataaaacattttgatctaaaacttaccagaaaacttctttgtactctcgattttaacataaacgtgattaagaagctaaattttgaactttgtcacacaacttttgcaattaaactttgcaatgcacaaatccgcaccttttcctttgaaaaattcataacctttatcaggataagaataaaagcttgaaacaggtaccgttgtcttcagaaatgttaaagctatatactgtaaaaattttagaaaaaaatattaaaatggaactgagttgtagcgaggtaaacgcaaaaaaacgtgatttatttttttttatttttaggttaaaattgcgattttgacaatgttccccacataaaattcaaaataaacctcattttcgttttcggcaccctcgaaaatataaagtatgaataaaattagccattcacccctccgtggtcagtatctcgaaaactaagcgcttttttgagggtgtgcCGCTCGTGTATAAAACGATCATCTATTCGCGGTAACTCTTCTACGATCGGAATCATGTCGACGCCCAGATAGCAATATAAACTTGTTTCAAACTTGCAACAAGTTTGATACATCAAACATGAAAGCTTGCTGCAGGTTTGCCATGGCAACTTTGCAAACTTGCAGCAAGTTTAAATCATACTTGCTAGTTGGAGTGTGACAAACTTGCTAGTTGAAGTGTGACAAACTTGCTAGTTGGAGTGTGACAAACTTGcatgaagttttttttttcaaacttgatataacaaaattgctgaaggtttgtttttgttttgttgcatgaagtttgttttttcaaacttgatacaaacttccttaaggtttgttttgacatactagccacaatttgaataaaacaacgtgaataaaaaatacaataccattttatataactatttattcagtaatcactcaactaaaatacaatctattgtctaaaattatttattggaACTTACATTAAACCCGCTAGCTTCAGATTCCGATGCTCAGTTTTGTCTGTCAGCTCTGAAACAAATATAGAAGAAATTGTTATAAACTCTTGCTGTGTGAACATAATTAATATTTGCTATTAAAAGAGACAAAAAGATGTTAAAGtaacaattttacaataaaacctaaaacttatttacatatacagtggaacctcgataagtcggcccccgataacccggaagtccggctaacccggaccgattttcatcagacaaacatttcaacaataaaaatgtatgtattatgttaaaacattttatctgtagccgcttctggaatgtcttaaaaatatcgagtttcattgataaaacttggcttcgaccataatataatatttgagagataatgggtatttgtgtaatttgaactatacgataaaAATAACTCATGGCACATGGCGGCAGCGGCGACAGAGAGACGTTCATTATCCATtatcgggctatcgcaaacaacaggcaccttttattcctttatttattttcaactgtcttttaaaaaattatttttagaacaatggtcttttaaactttaaacaatgaaagagccactgttcttaaataacataacatcgttccgatggcagacgaaattgacacaaccgaaactgactgagttttttttacctagaaatgaacaatactctatctatactgtctatagtctatactatactctacaatatacaactataataggtaagttagatgtgtactgtgcatatatatttcatgttattttaattataacggactttatctataagtataccttattttattaatttttacaatgctctccggctaacccggattttcgataacccggatcggccgcgatcccgattaatccgagttatcgaggttccactgtaatattattataaatataatttattttaaatagtaaatAGCTAGACAGTAATACAGCTAGAAGctacgaaaaacataaaaaaacttaccTCAATTTCACCAAAGCAAAAAgaatacagtatttctcatgatcatctttcagtgcgtcacagtttttcgatttctttctaacgcattaaattgtatgtgacagaaaaaaaggcacgtcggtgattacatttcgttgGTGACATTTTcataacatttcttctagttattctagttgtcgatagatggcgccataataaaaaaataatttttttttaattagatcataatattacaaatataatctgtataatttataagactatacaaatcaaagaaaataccattttataaatgcaagaaacacatttgatttgtttttattccaaattgaaaataaaatgtgacaactgtcagatttaactaaaatgtcatgttagaataaatgtcataaatgtgtattatcacggacttaccctttttcctatcatttgttacgcactgaaaaatgatcatgaaaggGACAATACCAATCTGTACCTATAATCACCACAAGCAGGTGGGtctatgaaaaactgaagaaaagaAGCTTCAGCTTAGTAATTAAAGTAATAGTCTCGGATAATTGTACGGTAAATGTtgtaaaaaactaaaagaaaaatatcaaCATAGGATAGGGACAGTGGTGTCATGGTgagggaacgcgtgggaacgccgttcccgcactggttaagaaaagaaaaaaaaaataatagagaatttaggttttgtaaacaaaaattagcagtgcgttctggcactgcgttcccgcactgctaattttgccatgacatcACTGGATAGGGATAGGACATAGGACATAACCACAAATTATCACCGCTTAGCTTGGCAGGCATGTTACTTTTCCCGTGTTGCCAGCtatcgagtaagctttttccctcAACGTACCTTAAAAATTTCcacttttatgataaaattccctcctatgctcctatttaaaaaatctgtgaaaatatgttgaattattttcaaatattttgatttttttaaatattttacaatggaCTGGAGCAAAGATTCCTTTATAAGTTAACTTTTTCCCCTTTATGTTAAAAATTCTCTCCGGTGGCAACACTTTCGTTTTCGTGGACGTGATATCAGTCTGGGTAACGAACGAAACCGAACCGAACCGACTGTAACGTGTAAGTCAACCAAATAGATGACGGCTTTGCAACTGTAAGCTTGCAGCAAAGTTGCTACAAACTTGAATCATCATCTTTGTCATAACAATATTGCAGCAAACTTGACACAAACTTGCTTAGTCATATTTGACGCAGCAatttaaaatcaaagaagaatcaaaCTTGCCACAAGTTTACATGCTATCTGGGCGCGTGAGTATGTACCAGTCTCCATAAAGCGATGGATAGCTCTCCGTACTGTAGTTCTCGGAATACCTAAAGTTTCGGGTACATAAACTTGACTTCTTCCCTCTTGTAGCAATGCAATAATTCGAGCAACATCTACTGTATATAATACCATATCTTAATTATTCACTTAGTCAAAATCCACGTTTGAAAAGCTAAATTACTGTTTGATTAAATGCTTTCAACTGAAGATAAACAGCGACTACAGAAAACAacaacataaacgtcaaaactACTAAGTCACAAATTGTCAAAATCAATCATACATGATcgcaataaatatttaaattgagACGCAATATTAAACAGTGCATAAAACTTCCAACAAATTCTTATTTTAGTAAATTTATAAGGTGGCCACCTTTTTGCCGTTCAGTATATATTATAGTTATTTGTATTTTAGGTTATCTCCAAAACGAAAACAAAATGGAAATTGAGGAGACATCAACTACTGAACATTCATCTTACGAAAGAAATTATGTGAGTCCACAAGCTGAAGAAAAAACATTGAATCAAAATATGAAAGTTGAGATTGGACAAAGATCTTATAAGTGTGaactttgttttaagcagtttattacACCAAGTAAGTTGAAATCGCATtcgagagtgcacactggagacaaaccttacaagtgtgagatttgttttaaacaatttagtgaagcaggcaatttgaaaacacatttgagagttcacactggagaCAAACcctacaaatgtgaaatttgtcttaagcaATTTATTACGgcaagtaatttgaaaacacatttgagagtgcacactggtaaaaaaccttacaagtgtgaaatttgttgtaagcagttttcttcaacaaattatttgaaaatacatttgagagtgcacactggagaaaatcttcacaagtgtgaaatttgttttaagcagtttcgTGAAGCAGCACAGTTGAAAAAACAtctgagagtgcacactggagaaaatctTCACAAGTGTGTTAtctgttttaagcaatttattcGAATAGATCGTTTGAagacacatttgagagtgcacactggagaaaaacttcacaagtgtgaaatttgttttaagcagtttgttCGAATAGatcatttgaaaagacatttgagatttacacactggggaaaaaccttaaaAGTGTAAAGTTTGTGTTAAGCAGTTTATTACAGCAAGTAACTTGAAAGCGCATTAtaatatcgtcgccttagtacaacttgataactccaaaattgacgtttttgagataactagttcacaagatgtattttatttgactctatattgtgtaaaaacttgataactagcttcaaacgggttaagtatttatttacgattgacgaaagttgataaaactcaaatgccgctaatattcagtgctaaaacttgacaagataagttatcaagctattttttaatagaaataatcgtgaatacgacatacactgaatgctataactaggTAACTCcagttatctagttgtagcacgtgtttttctgaaaccattgagcttaccacgtaaatgctatctgtttattcggttcatgttaatgcaaaaattcTAGAATTGTTAGTAGATTTGGCAACCCCAATGGCAGAGGGTTAATTGtcaccaaaataatgcttaaaatattggttttgttaaaaagttcatttagatgcaacttggcatggcatgcgacattaccaaatgttaacattatggtagtgctaaaagttgataactttatttttcatgttattttccatattggaaagcAAATTTACAccgtattcctaaatagatcagtagccaaaaagttaaggaacagtattttacagctgcagagtgaattccgtatttaccaacatcatgggaGCAGCACAAATGTcttaaaaatctttttaaatctttttttttttttaattgttaattttttatggcatggactttatgtcattcagccagtcacaacataagtattagtgtcatgtgtagtgtgtatgttgagtaagtgtcttgttactttgcaaagatgacgtcattagcgtaaaactacttgtaattacacataatagacgctattttactaaaaatCAACTTCAGAAGTTAAgaattcgtaaaatatagggatttttttttatttcaaaatatgaggatatctagaatgatattaaagtcaaataaaaaattaatgagttaaaaattaaaaatacttttgaatttattaaagaaaaacatacgctggggtcacaatttcccccgcttggtcatccgaaggttaatagtctaagagctagtgaaccctccgactaacggtcgtcttgtaaggctagaaatttgtatagtgataattcatagcacaccaaggctaaaaaccatgacctggcaggcatcagccgtgcacgtgtatctaccaggtgaatcgaaaagtgcatagtttaggagaaaaataaactttctcctgtaaagtttaaatttaagtatgtgtttgagtaagtcatttagaagaaatgtgtacaatgacaggcgattctgaagagcacaagaccttgccaggcgaggggaaagattaggggtttttcgtaaaattattttttttttgcatcgaaattttttttttttgttttttgaaacattataaacagaaaaggtctctagtgatttttctcttaggttaatagtttttgctatataagcgattaaaaattttgaaaaatgcgaaatcggccatttttaaccctaaatcggacatttaactaaaaatttcaatgttgctaaggtaggtagatattctttaaacaatgattgatgaaatcccgattagttttttgcaatacaatatcgaaatccggtttgtttttaattgctaatcaagcgggcgcgacactgtagtataagtgatgacgtttgagtttgcataaattcattatctcgagaaagggcaaatttgaagagaaatcctgacaggtcgatttttattcttaaattaggactttttggcatatatataatactagtaacgtcatccatctgggcgtgatgacgtaatcgatgattttttaaatgagagtaggggttgtgtgacagctcatttgaaaggttatttaattctctattcactaatataaacattaacataattatttatacagggtgtacaaaaaaaaatttttattaaattaatttagacaaaaagaagaaaaaattttttgtacaccctgtataaaccattatgttaatgtttatattactgaatagagaattaaataacctttcataTGAGCTGTtgcacaacccctactctcaattaaaaaaatcatcgattacgtcatcacgcccagatggatgacgtcactattattatatatatgccaaaaagtcctaatttaagaataaaaatcgacctgtctgaggatttctcttcaaatttgctctcgagataatgaatttatgcaaactcaaacgtcctcacttatactacagtgtcgcgcccgcttgattagcaattaaaaaacaaacgggttttcgatattgtattgcaaaaaataatcgggatttcatcaatcattgtttaaagaatatctacctaccttagcaacattgaaatttttagttaaatgtccgatttagggttaaaaatggccgatttcgcaattttcaaaatttttaatcgcttatataacaaaagctattaacctaagagaaaaatcactagatACCTTTTCTGTTTATAATgtttcaaaaaaccaaaaaaaaattttcgacgcaaaaaaaataattttacgaaaaacccctaatctttccccttgcctggcaaggtcttgtgctcttcagaatcgcctgtcattgtacacatttcttctaaatgacttactcaaacacatacttaaatttaaactttacaggagaaagtttattttccccctaaactatgcacttttcgattcacctggtagatacacgtgcacggccgatgcctgccaggtcatggtttttagccttggtgtgctatgaattatcactatacaaatttctagccttacaggacgaccgttagttggagggttcactagctcttagactattaggcGACGATatgatgactcacactggagaaaaatcttacaagtgaagagtacagggggaacacaaggaatgtcactttttcattcAGTTTTCTCGctatgtggtagcaaaaactgagtactatcgactaggctATCGATTCAAGACAGTAAACATAAAGATCAGtctaaaattgttttaaaaatttttatccaTTCGAAGGACCAgaattgtccgcacgccactgaacaaaaataaggaattttagcagttttttggtgcttcattaaattaataagttaatatagattcatattatattaagattacagaataagaattgctagaattctgctaataATATCCTGAGTAGTTTTTAggtatcataagaattaaacctttattcgtgtttatctcaatatgtataaaatgtgacattccttgtttttcccctgtactcttcaagtattgagatttgttttaagcagtttattcGAATAGatcatttgaaaagacatttgagattTACACACTGGGAAAAAACCTTAAAAGTGTGAAGTTTGTTTTAAGCAGTACAGTGAAGGAGGTTGtttgaaaaaccttataagtgtaaTATTTACGATGATGTTGCCATAATTAATTATGTAAGCCGCAACAAAAGGGTATTAAACGAAAAAGCTATAGAGCTGAAACAGGAAGCTGCTACGTTTGGTCTACATATAAATGAAAGCAAAACAAAATATCTGGAGTGCATAAAATCGAATCAATATGAGAATCTGAAGGTAGACAACCATACCTACGAATATGCCTCCACTTTTCCCTACCTAGgctcaataataaatgacaacaacATCAGTCAAGAAATACAACCACGGATTCTTAGCGTTAATAAGTAAGTGCGtttatgcatacaaagacttgaatgaaaagtaagttactgaatcgtttgtctaagcttagaatctacaaaacagtaattagaccagtggtcacatatggatgtgaatGATGTTTTTGTCAAAAAGCTGAAAatggagatattaagcaacaacggttctcctttaaaatcaatattgtGCGATCTTTGATGTTAGGATCTCAAATAGGGGCTGATTCTTTGTTTTCTAAAGGAGTTCTGACACCGgttcaataaaaaaacttaaacttaagcaAAAAAGAATAAAATGATGAATTAAATGAGGCGCAAAGAGGTCCACTTACCAATTCAATCCCTGCATTTGGTCTTCAAGAGGGCCCTCAGCTGCATTTAACACTGCACCAAGTCCATACACAAAAAAGCCTTACAAGCTACGCTTTTACACCGGCAAACTAGCGAGCCGTTGGTTGAGTAGCAACTTGCGAGCCATTGATTGTAGAACAACTCGCTTCTCTTGCTTTTGACGAACACTACGAGGCTCCAGTTTTTGCACTCATTAAAGCAAACCTCTTTTCTATCGCGATAAAAGGCAAAATAACTAGAGTTGGGACTATTTGCCTTCCTCGTGTAAATAAGTTAAttcaaatttaaatgaaaatacaaCATTCTCCCCCACCAAAATGCAGCTTTGAATggtgcattttaaaactattacaagctaataaacaaaaaaaaataacttaagtCATGGCACTCtggaataaatcccaaaaaaaatTAACCAATATCATACTAATAACAAGATCAACAAAAAAAACTAAGGAATTATTTAGATAGGCAGAGGACACAGCTTGACCAGGGGGCGTCGAAGAATTCCCTTGGTGGTCTTAACATCCGCAACTCTTATAATTCCATCCTGTCCCGGAAATACTTGGGATATTCGTCCCAAACACCGTTGCGACGGAGGGATATTATCATCCTTTATAAGGACCATCGTTCCTAGTTCGATAGGTTTTAAATTATCGGATGAAGTCCATTTACTGCGCTGATGCAAAGTATGCAAGTATTCTTTGCTCCAGCGTTCCCAAAAAGTTTTATGCATTTGATTTATTAACTTCCATCTCATCAAATGAGATGCAGGAATATACGCTCCATCAAGAGGTTCAAACACAGCCGAAAGAGGTTCTAGATTTAAAAAATGACCCGGCGTTAGAACTGACAAATCATTAGGATCAGAACTTATAGGGGTCAAGGGCCTAGAATTAAGATACGATTCAATCTGAATTACGACCGTGTTTAGTTCCTCATATGACAAGATCTGATCACCTATAACGCGAGCTAGGTGCGTCTTTACTGACTTTATTCCCGCCTCCCCTAAACCGCCAAAGTGGGCAGCAGATGCAGCATTAAAATGGAaggaaatattttcatttgaagCAGCATTTTTCATGAGGTTAAGGTATTTAGCAGCGCCAACAAAATTACTGCCACGATCAGAATATAAATTATCAACCCTACCACGACGAGCTATGAAACGCTGCAAAGCAGAGAGAAAAGTCTCACTTGATAAATCACTAGCTAACTCTAAATGAAGAGCTTTGGTGGCCATGCAAACAAAGAGGCAAAGATACACCTTACAAGATTTAGCTCCTCGATAGCGATTCATCACAACATAAAACGGTCCACCAAAATCCATACCTGAATTCAGGAAGGGTTTAACCTGGGAAATTCTAACTAGGGGTAAGTTACCCATTGGAGGTTGGTAATTTCTAGGATTGGGCCTCCAACACTGTATACATTTTGACAAAACCGAGCGTATAGCACGCTTAGGAGACAAAATCCAAAATGACTGGGCAAGCAAAAAACTAACTGTATGCAGCCCAGCATGACAGTATCGTTTATGGTAATAATCAATCAGCAAATAAGTTAATCGACTTTCGCGAGGTAGGATGCAAGGAAATTTCTTATCAATCGAAACAGACAAATATCTAAGACGACTTCCAACCCGTAATACTCCTTGATCATCGATAAAGCAGGACAACTTTCGCAAAGGTTTGGAAAAAACATTTCCCTCGAACTCCCTTTCAAAATATCGATGTTGAGTATATTTAACTAGCATAATCAATGACTCATAAAGTTCCTTTGAACGCAAGGGACCTTCTCTCTTATCATTGGGGAATTTTGAATTCCAAGCAAACCTCAAGATCCAAGCTATAAGTCGTCGTATAAACGAGAAATCGGAAATGTCATTCAATAGATTCTCAAGAAAATTATCATCATTAACACAAGCCAAAGTTACCGTACGCTCCTCATCAAACATTTCAGCACACTCAGAAAAGCAACAGGAAGCGTCTGGAATGGGATCGGTGTTATACAAAAACTCAGGACCTGCAAACCAATGAGATTGCTCCAACATTAGAGCAGGTAAAACACCTCTGGAAGCCAAATCAGCGGGATTCTGAGCAGAAGGAACATAAAACCAACTATTAGGAGAAAGGCGTTCCTGTATATATGAAACCCGGTTAGAAACAAAAGTTTTCCAACGATGAGGAGAGGATTTTATCCAACTTAAAGCTACCTGAGAATCGGACCAAGCTACAAATTTTGCGATTTTAAGTTTAGGATCTAATACTCTGACTACAAACTGCATGAGTTTAGATAGTAGAACTGCAGCGGACAGCTCCAAACGTGGAATGCTTACAGTTCTTATGGGAGCCACTTTTGACTTCGCGCAAACAAAAAAGACACAAACCTGACCATCTGGTAGAACAAAACGCAAATAAATAACAGCGGCATAACCCTTTTCACTACTGTCACAAAACCCATGTACCTCACAACAAATATACCTGGACACGAACATGCACCTAGGTATTTCAAGCTGTGCAAGGGATAACAGTTGTTCCTTATACTGGTTCCAAACTTTACAAATTGAGTCTGGAGGAGAGTCATCCCAGTCGATTCCGGACAACCATAAACATTGGATAAGGTGCTTCGTGAACAAAGTCATGGGAGCTAGAAACCCTACAGGATCAAACACTCGGGCCAATTCAGACAACATACTTCTCTTAGTACAAGATTTGTCCAGAGCTGTCacttcaaaagaaaaacaatcCAACTGTGCATTCCATACAAGTCCAAGGATTTTTAGAGGTGACGAACAACTATTATCATCAAAGGAAATAGGTTTCTTACCAATATGCGACTCCGGTAGACCTTCTAATAATCGCATATCATTGCTCGACCACTTACGCAATTCAAACTGACCTCGAGATAACAAGGATATCAACTA is from Diabrotica virgifera virgifera chromosome 9, PGI_DIABVI_V3a and encodes:
- the LOC126890992 gene encoding zinc finger protein 626-like; the encoded protein is METMKTLTTEHPTYERNYVSSHAGEKTLNENVKVAIGQRSYKCEICSKQFTHASSLKTHSRIHTGDKPYKCETCLKQFITAGYLQNENKMEIEETSTTEHSSYERNYVSPQAEEKTLNQNMKVEIGQRSYKCELCFKQFITPTHSEKQQEASGMGSVLYKNSGPANQ